The sequence below is a genomic window from bacterium 336/3.
ATTATGGGTACTTATACTTAATATTTTAGTATATCAGGCAATCCAAGAAGGTTTTTCTAAAAAAGCAGTGATACGTTTATCTATTATATTCTTTGTACCAGTCATTTTTTCTATCGTTTTGTATGCAGTCCACACAGAAAAAGGAGAGAAGGTAGAAGTAGTGGTTGTACAGCCCAATATAGACCCTTATTCGCAGAAATTTATAGGGCAAAACTCTTTTATTCCTTATGATAAACAAGCTCAGATGTTTTTGGCATTGGCCCAAAAACAAATTACTAATCGAACAGAGCTTGTTATTTTTCCTGAAACGGCATTTGATGAAGGATATGATGAGAGAGGTATCAAGGACTACGCCCCCATACGTATGATAAGCGATTTTGTAAAAAAGAAAGACAATCTCTATTTGCTTGGAGGGACTACTTCATGGTTGGTTTATGGAAAGGATAAAAAAAGCCCCACAGCTCGCCAAAATGCACAAGTAGGTTTTTATGATGTTTTCAATACAGCTATGTTTTTTGGGAATAAAGTAGATAGCATTGCTTTATACCACAAATCAAAGCTTGTTCCTCTTGTAGAGTCTATGCCTTATCCTGCAATTATTGAAACCATTTTTGGAAGTTTGATTATTAATTTAGGAGGTTCTTCAGGTGGGCTTGGCAAACAACCAGAAAGAGAAGTGTTTTTTTCTAAAAAATTTGGTTATGCTCCTATTATCTGTTACGAATCAATTTATGGAGAATATGTAACTGAATATGTACAAAAAGGGGCTAATATATTGTGTGTGATTACCAATGATGGTTGGTGGGGAGATACACCTGGTTACAAGCAACATCTACAAATGGCTCGTCTGAGAGCTATTGAAACTCGAAGAGCTGTAGCACGTTCTGCCAATACAGGCATTTCGGGATTTATTAATCAGAGAGGGGATTTGATAGAAAAAACAGCTTACTGGGTATCAGATGTTCGTAAACAAACCCTCCAAGCCAATACTGAAAAAACTATTTATGTACAAATAGGTGATATCCTTGGTAAAGTAGCTGTTTTGGTATCTTTTTTGGTGGTTATTTATGGATTTATCAAGAAAAAAGTATCTTAAAAGTATAGATTCAAAAAATATGTATCATTTAGTATCAATTATGTTCCTGTTATTACCCTTCAATAAATCTTTTCCTCATCGGACTATGGAAAAAAATATTGAATTTAAAGCAGTCGTAGAAGTAGAAGGGCAGATGGCTATTGGCTGGGGATATAAAATAAGATGCAAGGTTTTAGAAGTAAAATTTGGAGAATTGCCAAAGCTAAAATCGTATAACAACAATACAGATATTTTTATATTGGGCTGGACAGCAGGATTTAAAGGAAAAACACTAAGCAAAGAAGGTGCTGAATTTCAAACAATACCTCCTTCCATCAAAGAAAAATATTTGATGACATTCTATTATAATGGAATAATCAATGAAAAAGTATATGATGCTCCAGTAACAGGCTTTACAGATTCCATGGATAGAATTTGGTTTTTAAAAGAACTACAAAAAATTAGCCCTTAGATTTTAAAAATGCCATTACTTCTGTAATGTATATCTGAGGTTGTTCTAACCAACCATAATGTCCACAATTGTCCATTAAAATTAATTTGGATTTGGGGAGAATTTTATGAGATTTTTCAGATAAATATGTATTAAGAACATCATTTTTTCCTTGTATAATCAGAACGGGCTTTTTAAAAGTTTTTAGTTTTTCTTTACAATCAAAATTGATTTTCTGCATATTGTCAAATACCAATCCATTAATAGTCATGTTGGCTTGAGTGAGTCTTTCAGCAAGCATATCAATATATTTATCTGTAACCAAATAAGCAGAAGCTAAAACTTTGGCTCTTTGGAGGCGAGTGGCTTTAGAAGTATCACCTTTAGCTATTTTATCATCCCAATAACGCAAAGAATCTCTTTCAGTAGGAGTTAGAGGCTTATTTAAATCATAATTTGCAAACAAATCTAAATCTACACCACCCGAAGACGATAAAACCATTCTGTCTATTTTATCACTATGTTTAGTTGCATAATAGGAGGCAAGCATTCCACCAAAAGAATGCCCTAAAACATTCCAAGATTTATAGCCTAAATGTACCCTGATTTTCTCTATATCCTCAACCATTTTGTCCAAAGTAATAGTTTGGTTATTAATGGTTTGCATAGTAGATTTTCCTGTACCTCGTTGGTCATAAATAATGGCACAATGCTCTTTACCAATAATTTCTGCAAGATTAGCAAAACCATTGCTGTTCATGCCTGGTCCTCCATTGATGATAAGCACAGGTGAGCCTTTTGATCCAAATGTCTTAAAATGGATATTATTTCCATCAAAAGAAATATTATATTCTTTTTGGGCTAAAACATTTGAAATAATAGAAATAAATATCCAAAAAAGTGTAAAAATTGATTTCATATTGGGTATAAAATAAAAACAGTCCATAAGAATACCTTATAAACTGTTTTTTTAGAATTTTATTGTAAAGAAAAAAGCCAGAATTCTCTGGCTTTTTAGTTATGCTAAAACTTGCTTTACTTTTTCAGCAGCTTCTTGAAGCGTAATGGCTGAAGATACTTTCAAACCAGACTCATCAATGATTTTTGCACCTTCTTCTGCATTGGTACCTTGCAGACGTACAATAATAGGAACACTGATGTTTCCAATTTTCTTGTAAGCTTCTACCACACCATTTGCCACCCTATCACAACGAACAATGCCACCGAAAATGTTGATAAGGATTGCTTTTACATTAGGGTCTTTTAAAATGATACGGAAACCAGCTTCTACAGTTTTGGCATTTGCTCCACCACCTACGTCAAGGAAGTTTGCAGGCTCACCACCCGAAAGCTTGATAATATCCATTGTTGCCATTGCAAGCCCAGCACCATTTACCATACAACCTACGTTACCATCTAATTTTACGTAGTTCAGGTCGTTTTCGCCAGCTTCTACTTCCAAAGGATCTTCTTCTAAAATATCTCTCATTTCAGCAAGGTCAGGATGACGGAACAAAGAGTTATCATCTAAGTTCACTTTACAGTCCACAGCCAAAATTTTATTGTCAGATGTTTTAAGAACGGGGTTTACTTCAAACATAGAAGCATCTGATTCTAAATAAGCTTTGTAAAGAGATTTTACAAAAGCTACCATTTCTTTATGAGCATTTCCTTCTAAGCCCAATGCAAAAGCAATTTTACGAGCTTGGAAATCACGAAGTCCTACACGAGTATCAATAAATTCTCTGATGATTTTTTCTGGATGTTGTTCAGCTACTTCTTCAATATCCATACCACCTTCAGTACTTGCAATAATTACATTTTGTCCAGATGCTCTGTCCAAAAGAATACTCATATAAAACTCTTTGGGTTGGCTCTCACCAGGGTAATAGACATCTTGAGCAATCAAAACTTTGTGTACTTTTTTTCCTTCAGGACCAGTCTGTGGAGTAATCAGTTGCATGCCAATGATTTTTTCAGAAAGATCTCTTACTTCGTCATAATTTTTAGCAAGTTTTACGCCTCCGCCTTTTCCACGTCCACCAGCATGGATTTGAGCTTTTATAACAAACCAAGTAGTACCAGTTTGAGCATTGAGCTGACGAGCTACCTCTACAGCTTTAGAAGGGGTATCTGCAATGATACCTTCCTGAATACGAACGCCATGACGCTTTAAAAGTTCTTTTGCTTGATATTCGTGAATGTTCATATAGATTTTTGGATTTCAATGTTGAAGTATGCAAACAGCACGAAATTTAGAACAAATTTAATACATTCCAAAGTTTTAGATACAAGACATCTGAAAGACAAAAAGACAAAAAGACTAAATATTTGATTATCAATTTTATAATAATTGACTTATTTGATATTTTTTATCAAGATTATTTTTAGAAATAAAGAGAAAAAAGAAATGGTTAAGTTCTTTTTTCTAAAATGATTTTTATTCTAAATCTTTCTGAATCGTTTCAAAAACTGTTGTCTTTAGGTTGGGCAAATCTGCCATAGTCAAGTGTGTTGTTTCAATGGGAGCATGGACAATACTCTCCATTTTATGCCACGAAAGCGTGATTTTTCCATTATCGGGCATGACTTTCCAAGCCCATTTGAGACTAATAGGTACAATTGATGTATTGGTTTCGATAGCCAATTTGAAAGCACCATCTTTAAATTCTACCATTTGGGGAGGGTTTTCAGAGAAAATACCTCCTTCAGGGAAAATGATAAGACTTCTGCCTTCTGTAAGTGCTTTTTTCATTTGTAAAAAAGCTTTGGCTGCCGCCACTTTACTATCTCTATCGACAGGAATATGTAATTTTCTGAACATATAACCAAACAAAGGCACTTTAATAATGGTACTTTTCCCAACAAAGGCATAATCGCCTTTCATAATGCCCGCAATGGTAGCAATATCTAAATACGAAAAATGATTGGCACAAAATATGTAGGATTGATTTTTAGAAAAGCTACCTACAAAACGAGTAGGGTTTGGGATACCCAATAAAAAGTAAAAAATATGCGACCATGCTTTGTATAAATAGGTATTCCAGATGTTTTTATGAATTTTATGAAATAGAATCAACCAAGGAAAAATTAAAATAAAACCCGAAAAAAAAACAAAAATCATCCAAAATGCGTATATTGTCTTAAAGAATTTCATATTTTTAAATGCAAATTTTAACTACAAATATCCTAAAATCTATGAGTAACGGGCAAAAAATCCTATTTTCTTTTTTGGCAGGAGCAGCAGCAGGTGTAGTGGCTGGCTTGCTTTTAGCACCAGAAAGTGGGAAGGAAACACGCAAAAAATTAGCAAAAAAGGCTACAGACCTCAAAAATACTCTTGAGGGGAAAATCAAGAATTTCAGAACAGAAGAAACAACCTCCAACTAAAACTTGGAGGTTTTGTTTTGATAGGATTTTTTAACATCTTGCAAGCCTATTTATAAAAGAAATATCAATCCAAAATAGATTAATTGAATGAAAATTATTGTTCCTATGGCTGGTATGGGTAAAAGAATGCGTCCCCATACACTTAGCGTTCCTAAACCTCTTATTCCTATTGCAGGAAAACCAATTGTTTATCGTTTAGTAGAGGATATAGCTCAAGTTTGTGGGCAAAAAATAGATGAAATAGCTTTTATTATACACCCAAGTTTCGGTAAATCTACAGAAGAAAATTTGCTTACTGTAGCGGCTTCATTAGGAGCAAAAGGACAAATTTGTTATCAAGAAGAGGCTTTAGGGACAGCTCATGCCATTATGTGTGCCAAAGAAAGTTTGGATGGAAATGTAGTTGTAGCTTTTGCTGATACTCTTTTTAAAGCAGATTTTATACTTGATTCGTCTAAAGATGGTATTGTTTGGGTACAAAAAATAGAAGATCCAAGACAGTTTGGTGTGGTTAAGCTTGATCAAAACCAAGAAATTACAGACTTTGTAGAAAAACCTCAGGAGTTTATTTCTGATTTGGCAATCATTGGTATTTACTATTTTAAAGATGGAGCATATCTAAGAAAACACTTGCAACATCTTTTAGATAACAATATCAAAGAAAAAGGAGAGTTTCAGCTTACCAATGCCCTTGAAAATATGAAGAATGAGGGAACGAAATTCAGTATTGGCGAAGTAACTGAATGGCTTGATTGTGGGAATAAAGATGCAACTGTTTATACCAATCAAAGATATTTAGCGTTTTTAGAAGAAAGAAACCAGCCATTAAGAGCCAAAAATGCTCAAATACAAAACTCTGTAATTATTGAGCCTGTGTTCATTGAGGCAGATGCTGTAATTGAAAATAGTGTGGTGGGACCTTATGTTTCGGTAGGTAAAGGAACAAATATTAAAAATTCGGTTATTAAAAATAGTATCATTCAGGAAAACAGTCAGTTACAAGGTATTCATGTCGAAAATTCTATGATAGGAAATTTTGTACAGTGGCATGGGAAAGCTCAAAACTTGAGTGTAGGTGATTATAACGTGATAGTGGATTGATTTTTGTGGATAATATTTGCAAAATTAAAATTGTATTTATATGAAATGGGTAGCCTTTTGTATTGCTTTGGGGGTTCTTTCAGTAGAACATACTTTTGCTCAGAAAAAAAAGAAAAAAGATAAGGATAAAGACAAGATTGAAGAATCTGAAAGCCAAGCAAGAACAGAAGAAATAGTTGGTAAAGATGATAGACAAACTACCCTCATGGCAGAAAGACAAATGCTGGAAGGGATGAAGTATTATGCTTTAGATAACTATTTAGCTGCTCTCGAAAATTTCCTAAAAGCTCTTAAAATTAACCCAAAGAGTTCTGGTATTCATTATCAAGTAGCAGAAACTTATTTGAAGGCTGGAAGACCTAATGACGCCATTGCTTATGCCGAAAAAGCCATAGATTTAGAAGATAATAACAAATACTATTATCTTTTATTAGGTAAGCTATACGAATCGCAAGGGCAATACGAAGAAGCAGCTAAGACGTATGAAAAAATGTTTTCTAAAAAAATAGCAGGAACAGATTTATATGCCTATGATTTAGCTCAAATTTATCAGTTTCGTACCAAAGAATATCCTAAAGCCTTAAAACTCTATGAAACGTTAGAGAAAAAATATGGAGTACAAGAGGCTCTTACCAAAGCCAAACAACTGATTTATATAGAACAAAAAAATAATATATCAGCTACTTTAGAAGCCGAAAAATTAGCAAAAGCTTTTCCTGAAAATTTTAGTCATCAAATCAATTATGCTGAAATGCTATTAGCATCAGGAGAAGAAGCCAAAGCTGAAAGTTTTCTATTAAATAATTTGTCTAAAGATTACTCTTTTGCCTCTCATCTTTTGTTGTATAGAATTTATAAAAAGCAAAACAGAAAGGATTTAGCGAATAATTTACTCACTAAAACACTTGCTGAAAAAAGCCTTCCTGATGAGGTACGTAATCAGTTTCTAAAAGGAAATGCTGAGGGAGGAGATGTAACCCAGATAAATAATGAATTAGAAAAAGCTGTTCAAAATGCTCCCCAAGACCCTGAAACATGGTGGCTGTATGCAAAAAATTTGGAACAGAAAAAAGACTTAGAAAAAGCTCGTAACGCATATTTTAAAGTGGTAAGCTTAGATGGAAACCGTTTTGAGGCTTGGCAAAAACTTTTGTATTTGGATACAGAACTGATGCAAGCTTCAGAACTACTTATACACTCAGAGCAGGCTCTAGAACTTTACCCAACTCAAGCCATATTCTGGCTTTATAATGGTATTGCCTATCATGAATCCAAAAAATACCCTAAAGCAATTGAAAGCTTTGAACAGGGTTTAGGTTTTGCAAAAAATAATGCCAAACTTCAAACACAACTGAACATTCGTCTAGCAGATACTTATCATGGAATGAGTCAATACGAAAAATCGGATAAAATTTTTGAAGATATTCTTGTAAAAGAACCTGAAAATGTAATAGCTCTCAACAATTATAGTTATTACCTTGCTTC
It includes:
- a CDS encoding alpha/beta hydrolase, whose protein sequence is MKSIFTLFWIFISIISNVLAQKEYNISFDGNNIHFKTFGSKGSPVLIINGGPGMNSNGFANLAEIIGKEHCAIIYDQRGTGKSTMQTINNQTITLDKMVEDIEKIRVHLGYKSWNVLGHSFGGMLASYYATKHSDKIDRMVLSSSGGVDLDLFANYDLNKPLTPTERDSLRYWDDKIAKGDTSKATRLQRAKVLASAYLVTDKYIDMLAERLTQANMTINGLVFDNMQKINFDCKEKLKTFKKPVLIIQGKNDVLNTYLSEKSHKILPKSKLILMDNCGHYGWLEQPQIYITEVMAFLKSKG
- a CDS encoding nucleotidyltransferase, with amino-acid sequence MKIIVPMAGMGKRMRPHTLSVPKPLIPIAGKPIVYRLVEDIAQVCGQKIDEIAFIIHPSFGKSTEENLLTVAASLGAKGQICYQEEALGTAHAIMCAKESLDGNVVVAFADTLFKADFILDSSKDGIVWVQKIEDPRQFGVVKLDQNQEITDFVEKPQEFISDLAIIGIYYFKDGAYLRKHLQHLLDNNIKEKGEFQLTNALENMKNEGTKFSIGEVTEWLDCGNKDATVYTNQRYLAFLEERNQPLRAKNAQIQNSVIIEPVFIEADAVIENSVVGPYVSVGKGTNIKNSVIKNSIIQENSQLQGIHVENSMIGNFVQWHGKAQNLSVGDYNVIVD
- the sucC gene encoding succinyl-CoA synthetase subunit beta (catalyzes the interconversion of succinyl-CoA and succinate), whose translation is MNIHEYQAKELLKRHGVRIQEGIIADTPSKAVEVARQLNAQTGTTWFVIKAQIHAGGRGKGGGVKLAKNYDEVRDLSEKIIGMQLITPQTGPEGKKVHKVLIAQDVYYPGESQPKEFYMSILLDRASGQNVIIASTEGGMDIEEVAEQHPEKIIREFIDTRVGLRDFQARKIAFALGLEGNAHKEMVAFVKSLYKAYLESDASMFEVNPVLKTSDNKILAVDCKVNLDDNSLFRHPDLAEMRDILEEDPLEVEAGENDLNYVKLDGNVGCMVNGAGLAMATMDIIKLSGGEPANFLDVGGGANAKTVEAGFRIILKDPNVKAILINIFGGIVRCDRVANGVVEAYKKIGNISVPIIVRLQGTNAEEGAKIIDESGLKVSSAITLQEAAEKVKQVLA